The Tripterygium wilfordii isolate XIE 37 chromosome 4, ASM1340144v1, whole genome shotgun sequence genome has a window encoding:
- the LOC119996100 gene encoding 60S ribosomal protein L23: MSKRGRGGSAGNKFRMSLGLPVAATVNCADNTGAKNLYIISVKGIKGRLNRLPSACVGDMVMATVKKGKPDLRKKVMPAVIVRQRKPWRRKDGVFMYFEDNAGVIVNPKGEMKGSAITGPIGKECADLWPRIASAANAIV, from the exons GGCGTGGAGGATCTGCAGGGAACAAGTTCCGGATGTCACTTGGTCTGCCAGTGGCAGCAACAGTAAACTGTGCTGACAACACTGGCGCCAAGAATCTCTACATTATTTCTGTAAAGGGTATCAAGGGTCGGCTCAATCGCCTCCCCTCTGCTTGTGTGGGAGACATGGTAATGGCCACTGTCAAGAAGGGGAAACCAGATCTGCGGAAGAAGGTCATGCCTGCTGTCATTGTCAGGCAGCGCAAGCCATGGCGTCGAAAGGATGGAGTCTTTATGTATTTTGAAG ATAATGCTGGTGTCATTGTGAATCCCAAGGGTGAAATGAAAG GGTCTGCTATTACTGGACCAATTGGAAAGGAGTGTGCAGATTTGTGGCCAAGGATTGCAAGCGCTGCAAATGCCATTGTTTAA
- the LOC119995975 gene encoding 60S ribosomal protein L13-1-like, translating into MVKHNNVIPNGHFKKHWQNYVKTWFNQPARKTRRRVARQKKAVKIFPRPTAGPLRPVVHGQTLKYNMKLRAGKGFSLEELKAAGIPKKLAPTIGISVDHRRKNRSLEGLQANVQRLKTYKAKLVVFPRRAKKSKAGDSAPEELATATQVQGPYMPILREKPSVELVKITEEMKSFKAYNKLRVERTNVRHFGARLKKAAEAEKEEKTK; encoded by the exons ATGGTTAAACATAACAATGTTATCCCTAATGGGCATTTCAAGAAGCACTGGCAAAACTATGTGAAGACATGGTTCAACCAACCTGCTCGGAAAACCAGAAGACGCGTTG CTCGGCAGAAGAAGGCTGTGAAAATTTTTCCACGGCCTACAGCGGGACCTCTTCGACCCGTTGTTCATGGTCAGACATTGAAGTATAATATGAAACTGAGGGCTGGAAAAGGTTTTTCTCTTGAGGAGCTCAAG GCTGCTGGAATTCCAAAGAAGCTTGCCCCAACCATAGGAATATCAGTTGATCATCGTCGCAAGAACCGATCTCTTGAAGGTCTTCAAGCTAATGTTCAAAGGCTGAAGACATACAAGGCCAAGTTGGTGGTCTTCCCAAGACGTGCTAAGAAGTCCAAG GCTGGTGATTCTGCTCCTGAGGAACTGGCAACAGCTACGCAAGTGCAAGGCCCTTATATGCCTATTCTACGTGAAAAGCCGTCCGTGGAGCTTGTGAAGATCACCGAGGAGATGAAGTCCTTCAAGGCATACAACAAGCTTCGAGTGGAGCGTACAAACGTGCGCCATTTTGGTGCTCGGTTGAAGAAGGCTGCTGAAGCCGAGAAGGAGGAGAAGACCAAGTAA
- the LOC119996503 gene encoding F-box/kelch-repeat protein SKIP25-like yields MSNPIQPPSSFCVELETNNNNNKRRKHNPQESQSQPLVPGLPDHIAQLCLSHVDNPSLLFSVSQSWRRLLYSPSFPPFLSIYTIFSSASETDEFNTNPIKFLAFDPLCSRWSNLPPPPTDPQLRLLLRHPAFISRNFPIQSVSAAGQLILLAATDSTFLPALSRPLCFDPQSRSWTFGPPIDTPRRWCAAGVSGGGVYVASGMGSHFSYDVARSVEKWNLNAKTFSPGGGGSARAKAKMGADWKWEKLKALKDGRFCRDAIDAVGWRGKLCMGTSNGKEGIVYDIEKDTWQEMPEGMAAGWRGPVAAMDEEVIYVVEEAKGVLRKYDPERDYWEEVLDSERLKGARQVSASGGRVCVVCGGGKILVVDVVAPAPERVWVVDTPPGLEPVSVHVLPRISVSDPE; encoded by the coding sequence ATGTCAAATCCAATCCAAcctccttcttctttttgtgtTGAACTTGAAACcaacaataacaacaacaaacGTCGAAAACACAACCCACAAGAATCTCAATCTCAGCCTCTCGTTCCTGGCCTACCTGATCACATAGCACAACTCTGCCTCTCTCATGTCGACAACCCATCACTTCTTTTCTCTGTCTCTCAGTCATGGCGTCGTCTTCTCTACTCCCCTTCTTTCCCTCCCTTTCTCTCTATCTACACAATCTTCTCTTCAGCTTCAGAGACTGACGAATTCAATACGAATCCAATAAAATTTTTAGCCTTTGACCCGCTCTGTTCTAGGTGGTCCAATCTTCCTCCTCCGCCAACTGATCCGCAACTCCGTCTGCTCCTTCGCCACCCCGCTTTCATTTCCCGGAATTTCCCTATACAGTCCGTCTCCGCCGCCGGTCAGCTCATACTTCTTGCGGCCACTGACAGTACTTTTCTTCCTGCTCTGTCTCGCCCTCTCTGTTTCGACCCACAATCTCGATCTTGGACTTTTGGGCCTCCAATTGACACTCCACGCCGGTGGTGCGCCGCCGGAGTCAGCGGTGGCGGGGTTTATGTGGCGAGTGGAATGGGATCACACTTCTCCTACGATGTGGCCAGGTCAGTTGAAAAATGGAACTTGAATGCTAAGACATTCTCTCCAGGCGGTGGCGGATCCGCCAGAGCTAAGGCTAAGATGGGTGCGGATTGGAAGTGGGAGAAATTAAAGGCATTGAAAGATGGAAGATTTTGCAGGGACGCCATTGACGCTGTTGGGTGGAGAGGGAAGCTCTGTATGGGGACTTCTAACGGAAAAGAAGGGATTGTTTACGACATCGAGAAGGACACGTGGCAGGAGATGCCGGAAGGTATGGCTGCCGGTTGGAGGGGACCAGTGGCGGCGATGGATGAGGAAGTGATATATGTGGTGGAAGAGGCCAAAGGTGTGTTGAGAAAGTATGATCCAGAGAGAGACTATTGGGAGGAGGTGCTCGACTCCGAGAGGCTTAAAGGGGCAAGGCAAGTTAGTGCCAGTGGTGGAAGAGTTTGTGTTGTTTGTGGAGGTGGGAAGATTTTGGTGGTTGATGTGGTGGCGCCAGCGCCTGAGAGGGTCTGGGTGGTGGATACTCCGCCAGGTTTGGAGCCTGTCTCGGTCCATGTCTTGCCAAGGATAAGCGTGTCGGACCcggaatga
- the LOC119995988 gene encoding trihelix transcription factor GT-3b-like has product MFGVGDGDVMGRITMIASSLLSEPLESLHGHGEMSHSPSLSVASQQLQWGQQETRYLIGIRAELESDFKAVKRNKALWEIVSSKMRERGYQRTPDQCKCKWKNLVNRYKGKETSDPEEGRPCPFFEELHAVFTQRAKNMQQSLNEPKGGSVQKKKKLKGMSGDRYSFEFSEDEDEDEDDSEEEPIRSISRKRKAEKTVTDKSTKATGASKVSNSTNGGLQELLKKFMNQQQNMEAEWREIMERRALERQLFEQEWRQSMEKLERERLMVEQAWREREEQRRIREEGRAERRDALLTTLLNKLLRENNL; this is encoded by the exons ATGTTCGGGGTCGGCGATGGCGACGTGATGGGGCGAATAACCATGATAGCCTCGTCTCTGTTGAGTGAACCACTAGAGTCGCTGCACGGGCACGGGGAGATGTCTCACTCGCCCTCGTTGTCGGTGGCGTCGCAGCAGCTGCAGTGGGGGCAGCAGGAGACACGCTATTTGATTGGGATTCGGGCAGAGCTGGAGAGCGACTTCAAGGCGGTGAAGCGGAACAAGGCGTTGTGGGAGATCGTGAGCAGTAAAATGAGGGAGAGAGGGTACCAGAGGACACCTGATCAGTGCAAATGCAAGTGGAAGAACCTCGTCAATCGCTACAAG GGGAAGGAGACATCAGACCCAGAAGAGGGACGACCATGCCCCTTTTTCGAGGAGTTGCATGCAGTTTTCACCCAAAGAGCCAAGAACATGCAGCAATCACTTAATGAACCCAAGGGAGGCTCTgtccagaaaaagaaaaaattgaagggaATGAGTGGAGATAGATACTCGTTTGAATTTTCAGAAGACGaagatgaggatgaagatgacagTGAAGAGGAGCCGATAAGAAGCATATCTCGGAAAAGGAAGGCAGAAAAAACTGTTACGGACAAGTCTACCAAAGCAACTGGTGCCTCTAAAGTAAGCAATAGTACCAATGGGGGTCTCCAGGAACTGCTGAAGAAATTTATGAACCAGCAACAGAACATGGAAGCAGAGTGGAGGGAGATAATGGAGAGGCGTGCCCTTGAGCGACAGTTGTTTGAGCAAGAATGGCGACAATCTATGGAGAAACTTGAGAGGGAGAGGTTAATGGTTGAGCAGGCTTGGAGGGAGAGGGAAGAACAGAGGAGGATAAGAGAAGAAGGCCGAGCTGAGCGGAGGGATGCCCTCTTGACTACCCTCTTGAACAAACTACTGCGTGAAAATAATCTATGA